A window from Limanda limanda chromosome 14, fLimLim1.1, whole genome shotgun sequence encodes these proteins:
- the nhp2 gene encoding H/ACA ribonucleoprotein complex subunit 2-like protein yields the protein MTKVKKDQVPDPEEAAGGNEKSYHELIANVNAISTPLASRKLSKKLYKCVKKAAKVKNIRRGVKEVQKFINKGEKGIVVLAGDTLPIDVYCHLPIMCEDRNLPYAYIPSKVDLGSSAGSKRPTCVILIKPHQDYQEAYDECAEEVTALPKAL from the exons ATGACGAAGGTGAAGAAGGACCAGGTCCCGGACCCGGAAGAAGCCGCCGGCGGGAACGAGAAGTCCTACCACGAGCTGATCGCCAACGTGAACGCGATCTCCACGCCGCTGGCCTCCCGGAAGCTGAGCAAGAAGCTGTACAAGTGCGTCAAgaagg CTGCTAAAGTGAAAAATATCCGACGAGGAGTGAAAGAAGTTCAGAAGTTCATCAACAAGGGAGAGAAAGG CATCGTGGTGTTGGCAGGTGACACACTGCCCATAGACGTCTACTGCCACCTGCCAATCATGTGCGAGGACAGAAACCTGCCGTACGCCTACATCCCCTCCAAAGTG GATCTGGGTTCCTCGGCAGGATCCAAGCGGCCGACCTGCGTGATCCTGATCAAACCTCATCAGGATTATCAGGAGGCGTACGACGAGTGTGCGGAGGAGGTGACCGCCCTGCCCAAAGCGCTCTGA
- the LOC133019931 gene encoding cornifelin homolog A-like, giving the protein MWPEAPIMSSDEDEWTAGICDCCRNTKQCCCLFWCCPCFACKTSQQMGQCLCLPLLDVFGCFRPITMSIRTSTRHRYGIKGSLCRDCLCSSFCPSCVWGQVSSEMSSRTLPTVLSDIFQR; this is encoded by the exons ATGTGGCCTGAGGCTCCGATCATGTCCTCAGATGAAGATGAGTGGACGGCTGGGATCTGTGACTGCTGCCGTAACACCAAACAGT GTTGTTGTCTGTTCTGGTGTTGTCCCTGCTTCGCCTGTAAAACCTCTCAACAGATgggtcagtgtttgtgtctcccCCTGCTGGACGTCTTCGGCTGCTTCCGTCCCATCACCATGTCCATCAGGACATCCACTCGCCATCGCTACGGAATCAAG ggcAGCCTGTGCAGGGActgcctctgctcctccttctgtccctcctgtgtgtggGGACAGGTGTCCTCAGAGATGTCCAGCAGGACGCTTCCCACCGTTCTGAGTGACATCTTCCAGCGCTGA